Part of the Sinorhizobium terangae genome is shown below.
AGGATATCGCAGCATGCTCGAAGACGATTTCGCCGCGATTCCCGATCTCTATTTCGACGTAGAACTGCTGGTTTCAGAGCCGCCCCGCATTGCGAGCCGCTTACGTTTCGATTGCACCCCAAGAGGCATGCTGTTCGGCCTCGCCGTCAACGGCCGAAAAGTCCAGTTTGCCGAAAATGTCTTCTACGAATTTGTGGACGGCCGGATCGAAACGGTCTGGTCTATCATCGACAAGGCGGCCATTGAGTCTCAGCTGGAGTAGTTCCAGAAATAAGCTTCAACAACCACGAAGAAAGGCGACCGATGGACGGAAAAGCAGAAGACTCTCCCTCTCGGCTGATCGATGCCAGAATCGAAGAGCTCGGCGATTGGCGGGGCGAAACGCTCGCCCGGGTCCGGTCGCTCATCCGGGAGGCCGACCCCGAAGTCGTCGAGGAGTGGAAGTGGCGAGGCGTTCCGGTGTGGTCGCATGCCGGAATCATCTGCACCGGCGAGACCTACAAGCAGGTCGTGAAGCTGACCTTCGCCAAGGGCGCTTCGCTCGAGGACCCCGCCAGCCTCTTCAACTCCAGCCTCGAAGGCAACACCCGGCGTGCGATCGATATCCGCGAGGGCGAAACGATCGATGAAGAGGCGCTGAAGTTGCTCATCCGCGCCGCGGTGGCGCTGAACACGTCTGCCAAAGCTGTCCGTTCGCAGAAGAAACCGAAGAGCGCCTGATCTGTCTGCGCGAAGGCGCAGCCCGCATCTAGTCCGGTCGTTCTTCCCGCAGATCAGGTCGACCGCCGCGTTGCTGAGCCTGTCGAGCGCATCTCTCGGCTCGCCGGCGCGCGCTCGAATAGCGAGCGAATGCATGATGGCCGAGGCCACGGATGCGAGCCCGGCAGCGTCGGCTTCCGGTCCGAGCTCGCGGTCGTCAATGGCCTTGCGGATACGCTCCTGCAGAACGGCATAATCCGGCGAGGCTCGACATCCACGTCCCCCTAGCCCTTGCCGTCAGACGTCCGGATGGATCCGGTAAAAATAATCCATCGGAAGTCGCGTATCCGCGCCGTCGAGCCACCGCGCCCTCCGCGCAACGCGGCAGACACCCAGATCACGCACCTGTCCGTCGCTCAAATCGTCGATCTCTGCCCGAATTGCCCGGCTACCTCGCCAGGTTCTCCAATGCGTGGCCAAGGTGCCGAGAAGCCGAAAGAGACCGTTGGCTGCGGTGTGTTCAGCCAAGGGTTTGGCGATCTCCGCCTCGGTCTCATGTCTCGTGCCTCGCAGGGCCGGAAGGCTGTGGTGCCGTCGCGACACTTCCGCCAGTCCCGCAGGCGTTGCCGGCAGCGCCGCCTGATACCGGGCTTTCGCAAGGGTCAGAGTATCGTTCATGGCAACCTCCATATGCTTTGGAGGTTGAATTCTGCAGGCTACGAACCGCTTCGTAATTAAGCGCTCCCAAATAGTTCTCAAAACTTCCAAATGGACCATAGACGCGCCGAAAACAGCGGCGCACCTGAACGGGATTACATCCCGCTCAACAGCCTGTAGGCGATCGTCCACATGACGGCGGCGATCGCGAGATCCAGCACCCGCCATGCCGAGGGCCGAGAGAAAACCGGGCGCAGCCACTTGGCACCGTAGCCAAGCGCGAAGAAAAACAGGAAGGAAGCCGACATGGCGCCGGCAGCAAACAGCATTTCCTGCCCGGGAAAGCGTGTCGCAATGGTGCCGAGAAGCACGACTGTATCCAGGTAGACATGCGGATTGAGCCAGGTGAGCGCGAGGCAGGTCGCAAAGGTCGGCCAGAACCTGGAAGAGACTTCTTCTTCAACCGTCAGGGCTCCGGAAGATCGAACTGCAGAATGTAGGCTTTTTGCGCCGTACCAGATGAGAAAGGCCGCTCCCCCAAATCGCATTGCGGGGTCAAGCCAGGGCAGCATGGCCGCAATTTGCCCGAGGCTGGTGACGCCCAAGAGGATCAGGATGGCATCGGAGACGCCGCATGTGAGGCACACGGCGAACACGTGCTCGCGCCGCAATCCCTGGCGCAGGATGAAGGCGTTTTGCGCACCGATTGCGACGATCAGGCTCAAGCCCATCATCAGGCCAGTCATATAGATCGGAAGGTCCATGCTGACGAAATGCTCCGCAAACGAAAGAGTCGGCATTTCTCTAGCGGACGTCCGGGACTTAGGATAATTAAATGAGATAAACTCAATTAAGTAGAGCTAATGCCATGCTCGATTACCCTGCGCTTCACGCAGTGGCGACCGTCGTCCAGACCGGCAGCTTCGAAAAGGCAGCTGCCGCGTTGAACGTCACGCCGTCGGCCGTCTCCCAGCGGGTGAAGCAGTTGGAAGAGCGCCTCGGCGTGGTCTTGATCGTCCGGGGAAATCCGTGCACGGCAACCGAGAAGGGGGCATGGCTCTGCCGGCACATGGAAAATGTCGGCATGCTCGAAGGCGAGTTGATGGAGCTTCTTCCGGCGCTTGCCGATCCTGACAAGCCGCGCGAGCAAGTGACGCTTTACATCGCGACCAGCGCCGACAGCCTTGGAACATGGTTCCTGCCGGCCATCTCGAATTTTTCCAAGCGATCCCGGTATCTTCTGAATGTTGCAATCGACGACGAAGAGCATACGGCCGAATGGCTGCAGCGCGGCCGCGTGCTCGCGGCTGTCACCAGCGTAGAGAAGCCGATCCCGGGCTGCCGGCGCACCTCCCTCGGAGCACTGCGCTATCATGCAACGGCAAGTCCCGAATTTGTGGCGAAATACTTCGCCGATGGTGTCACGACAGAGGCGATCGGCCGCGCGCCCGCGCTGACCTTCAATCAGAAAGACAGGCTGCAAAGTCGCTGGATTCGTCAGGCCTTTGGCCAGGATCTTGCCTACCCCACCCATTGGCTGCCATCGACGCAGAGCTTTCTCGATGCGAGCCTCTCCGGCATGGGCTGGTGCATGAACCCTGCCCTCCTCGCCGGAGAGCACCTGGCTTCCGGGCGGCTCGTCGAGCTCATCCCCCACACTCCGCTGGACGTGCCGCTTTTCTGGCAGATCAGCCGCCTCGCCGCCGACCGGCTGGTAGACCTGACGCACGAAGTGGCTGCAACGGCGAAGGCGCGACTTCTCGGGTGAAGCTTCAATGGCCGCCAATGCCGCATTCGACGCGCGGCGCTGTAAAGGGCTGCCGCGACGGCGACACCCACTTTCGCCGCTTAGGCCGGCGCCTTTTCTTCTAGAATCAAAGCGCTACAGCACCGTGCGTCCTTTAGGACGCACAAAGGACGCTGTAACTCTTTGATTCCACGCATCGTGCTTTCCGAAAATCGGGTCCGATTTTCGGGCCGATGCGCTAGAGCGTCCTTTATGCGTTCATTTGAACGCACGGCGCTCTAATGAACGATGTAGCGATAGGCAACGAAAGCGAAGAAAGCCGCCATGCAGGCAGCGGTCGCGAGCTGTGTCAGCCGCCGCTCTACGAAATCGCGTACCGACTCGCCGTAGCGCTGCAAAAGCCAGGCTAGAAGCATGAACCGCGACCCGCGTGCGAGCGCGGCGGAAATGGCGAACAACCAGATGTTCACGTGAGCAACCCCAGACAGAATGGTCACGACCTTGATCGGCGGCAGGTGCGCAAAGCCCGAGGTAATCAGGAGCAGTACGATCGTCGAGAAGTCAACGGACTGGCTCAGGTGATCGAAAGTGTCGAGCTTCCCGTAAAACTCCAGTATCGGCCGGGCGACTGTCTCGAATGCGTAATATCCGATAAGCCAGCCGGCGATACCGCCGAGCACGGACGCGACTGAGGCGATAAGCGCGTAGCGCCAAACCCGGTCCCGCCTTGCCAGGGCCATGGGCACAAAAAGAACGTCGGCTGGCACGAGAAAGATGGAGCTTTCGACAAAAGCAATGGCGGCGAGCCATCTTTCCGATGAGCCCTTCCCGGCAAGAGACATCGTCCAGTCGTATAAGGATCGGAGCATGGAGCCACCTTTCAACTGCAGCAAATCCCGTCCGCGGCGTGTTCACGCCGGCCGGGATTGCGCGCGTGACCTTTCATCGGGCGGAGAACACATCGTCAGCGACTTGAGCCAATCCTGGCGCCGCGGGGGGTAGAGCCATATCCATGTCGTCAAAAATCGTGTCGCAATTCAGAGCACCATGAACGGGGAACCTGTCGAACGGCCGTCGAACACTGCAAACAGGCGCTCGTGGATTGACAGCCTACCCATCGATCGCACGCTGGTTGCAACAGACCGATAACAGTCGCCCGTAAACCGCAAGCGGTTATTTCGGGAACGAATCTGGAGCAAGAAAAAGCTGCTCTCCCGCCAGCCGAACTCAATGTTGGCAATTTGCGCGTAGCGGGAAGTGCGCTCACGACGGCAAATGGTACCGATCATGGAGGCAGCGGCAGCTTCCCGAGAGCGTTCGCCAGCGATTGTATCGACGCGGGTCGAAAAGGCCCCATTCGGGTGAAGCCGCCGATCGTGAACGATGGCGCGATCTCGACAAGGCGCTTTGCAGCCTCTCCTGCCGCCTCGAAATTGTTCAACTCGACCTGTGCCGCCGCGAAGTAGGCATAGGCGACGCTGAAGTTCGGGTTCGCTCCGACAGCAAGCGCCGCATAGGTGGCGGCCTCCCCGAAGCGGCCGCTGAACCAGTGGGCCAGCGTTAGCGCACAGTAAGGATGATAATTCAGGGGATCGAACGGGCTGAGCCTCAGCGCAAGCAGTGCATGCTCGATGGCTCTTTCGTTTCGCTCGCTATGGGCATTTACCAGGGCACTGAAGCCGTATGCGAGGGCCGAATTGTGATTGAGCTCCAGCGCCCGATCCAGAACGATAATGGCCGCGTCGTAGTCATGCGTGAAATTGGACTTGACAAAGGCGGCGATGCTTAGGGCCTGCGGATCATCGACACCAAGGTTGAGCGCGGCATTGCAGTGTTCCAACGCAAGAGTTTTATCCCGTTCGTCAAATCCACAGCGGAAGTAACTTTGCTCATGGCACCACGCCGCATAGGCATGTGCCAGCGCATAGTTCGGGTCGCGCTTCAGGGCGGCCTCCAAAAGCAGCAGCGCTTTTTGCGTTTCAGCCGGCGAATTCGCATAGGTGTGCGGGAGTGCTTTCAAATAGAGGTCGTATGCGTCCAGTGCATCCGGCCGTTTTCGCAGCGCACGTTCAATTTCGGCTCGGCGTATCGACGGTTCCAGCGCACCGACGATGCTGGTCACGAAACGGTCTTGAAGATCGAACAAGTCCTCGGCGAAGCCCTCGAGCCTATCTGCCCATACGTGCGTCGCACCCGTCCCCTCCAAAAGCTGTCCCGTGATGCGGATTCGGTTGGCGGATTGTCGGACACTGCCTTCGAGCACGTAGCGTACGCCCAATTCCCGAGCGACCTGCTTCACGTCAACAGGCCTTCCTTTGTAGAAATAGCTCGAGTTGCGCGCGATCACGAAGAGGCTGGGAATCTTGGCCAGTTCCGTGATGAGATCCTCGACCAGGCCGTCGGCAAAATAGTCTTGCTGCGGATCGCCGCTCATGTTTTCGAACGGCAACACTGCGATCGACGGTCGTTTCGGCAGGGCAAGGGGCGTGTCGATCAGGTTGGTTGCATCCGGCGTCTGCGCCTCCAGATGAAGCTGATAGACGCGGATCGGCCGCGTGATGTTCTTGAGGTACTGGTCTCCAGTGTCTTCGAAGGTGATGTCCAGCCGTTCCCGGACAAGATCGCGCACAGCGGCCGATACGGCGATTCCGCCTGGCCGTGCAATCCCCTCCAGCCTCGACGCGACGTTCACGCCGTCGCCGAAGATGTCGCCATTCTCCAAGATGACGTCTCCCAAATTAATGCCGATCCGGAACTCAATGCGGTGATCCGGCGGAATTGGGTCATTTCGAATGATCATCGCGCGCTGTATGTCGACAGCACAGGCTACCGCTTCCAAAACACTTTGAAACTCGGCGAGAATGCCATCGCCGATGAGCTTTACGACCCGGCCGTTGTGCTCTGCAATCTTCGGGTTCAAGAGCTCGCTCTGGTGGGCCACCAACGAGCGGAGCGTCGTGGATTCGTCGGCCTCCATGAGCCGACTGAAGCTAACGACGTCAGCGGCGAGGATCGCTGCCAGTCTGCGGTCCATAGACGCCCTCCTACGGATTGCATCAAGCAGCATGCCATAGAATTCAGTTAAGGCATTCAAAATCCGCTCTTTGCGTGTCTGGGCGCTGCAAAAGTGACCGCTTCAGGTGCATCCGGGCGAACGCCGGCGACCGCACTTGTTCCAAGGCGGTCGCCTCTGTTTGCAATAGAGCGTCCTCTCTGGCGGGCGAGACCCGACGAAGCGTCAGCCGCGCCGGGCCGCTTCGATCGCGGCGACGTCGATTTTCCCCATGTCCATCATGGCATCAAAGGCGCGCTTAGCCTCGGCACCGCCAGCAGCAAGCGCTTCGGTCAGTACACGCGGCGTGATTTGCCAGGAAATCCCCCACTTGTCCTTGCACCAGCCGCACGCGCTCTCCTGCCCGCCATTGCCAACGATGGCGTTCCAGTAGCGGTCGGTCTCCTCCTGGTCGTCGGTGGCGATCTGGAATGAAAAGGCTTCGTTATGCTTGAACATGGGACCGCCGTTGAGGCCGAGGCAAGGAATGCCCGCAACCGTGAATTCGACCGTCAGCACGTCGCCCTCCTTGCCGGACGGGTAGTCG
Proteins encoded:
- a CDS encoding VOC family protein; protein product: MSKNTICLWFDKDAEAAARFYSEVFPDTRVTAVHRAPSDYPSGKEGDVLTVEFTVAGIPCLGLNGGPMFKHNEAFSFQIATDDQEETDRYWNAIVGNGGQESACGWCKDKWGISWQITPRVLTEALAAGGAEAKRAFDAMMDMGKIDVAAIEAARRG
- a CDS encoding ester cyclase, coding for MTRAELSDLYRGYIQCLNSHDWPNLGAFVHEDVHYNGKRIGLSGYRSMLEDDFAAIPDLYFDVELLVSEPPRIASRLRFDCTPRGMLFGLAVNGRKVQFAENVFYEFVDGRIETVWSIIDKAAIESQLE
- a CDS encoding YqaA family protein yields the protein MLRSLYDWTMSLAGKGSSERWLAAIAFVESSIFLVPADVLFVPMALARRDRVWRYALIASVASVLGGIAGWLIGYYAFETVARPILEFYGKLDTFDHLSQSVDFSTIVLLLITSGFAHLPPIKVVTILSGVAHVNIWLFAISAALARGSRFMLLAWLLQRYGESVRDFVERRLTQLATAACMAAFFAFVAYRYIVH
- a CDS encoding adenylate/guanylate cyclase domain-containing protein, which gives rise to MEADESTTLRSLVAHQSELLNPKIAEHNGRVVKLIGDGILAEFQSVLEAVACAVDIQRAMIIRNDPIPPDHRIEFRIGINLGDVILENGDIFGDGVNVASRLEGIARPGGIAVSAAVRDLVRERLDITFEDTGDQYLKNITRPIRVYQLHLEAQTPDATNLIDTPLALPKRPSIAVLPFENMSGDPQQDYFADGLVEDLITELAKIPSLFVIARNSSYFYKGRPVDVKQVARELGVRYVLEGSVRQSANRIRITGQLLEGTGATHVWADRLEGFAEDLFDLQDRFVTSIVGALEPSIRRAEIERALRKRPDALDAYDLYLKALPHTYANSPAETQKALLLLEAALKRDPNYALAHAYAAWCHEQSYFRCGFDERDKTLALEHCNAALNLGVDDPQALSIAAFVKSNFTHDYDAAIIVLDRALELNHNSALAYGFSALVNAHSERNERAIEHALLALRLSPFDPLNYHPYCALTLAHWFSGRFGEAATYAALAVGANPNFSVAYAYFAAAQVELNNFEAAGEAAKRLVEIAPSFTIGGFTRMGPFRPASIQSLANALGKLPLPP
- a CDS encoding DUF1801 domain-containing protein, whose protein sequence is MDGKAEDSPSRLIDARIEELGDWRGETLARVRSLIREADPEVVEEWKWRGVPVWSHAGIICTGETYKQVVKLTFAKGASLEDPASLFNSSLEGNTRRAIDIREGETIDEEALKLLIRAAVALNTSAKAVRSQKKPKSA
- a CDS encoding LysR family transcriptional regulator ArgP, giving the protein MLDYPALHAVATVVQTGSFEKAAAALNVTPSAVSQRVKQLEERLGVVLIVRGNPCTATEKGAWLCRHMENVGMLEGELMELLPALADPDKPREQVTLYIATSADSLGTWFLPAISNFSKRSRYLLNVAIDDEEHTAEWLQRGRVLAAVTSVEKPIPGCRRTSLGALRYHATASPEFVAKYFADGVTTEAIGRAPALTFNQKDRLQSRWIRQAFGQDLAYPTHWLPSTQSFLDASLSGMGWCMNPALLAGEHLASGRLVELIPHTPLDVPLFWQISRLAADRLVDLTHEVAATAKARLLG
- a CDS encoding LysE/ArgO family amino acid transporter, whose translation is MDLPIYMTGLMMGLSLIVAIGAQNAFILRQGLRREHVFAVCLTCGVSDAILILLGVTSLGQIAAMLPWLDPAMRFGGAAFLIWYGAKSLHSAVRSSGALTVEEEVSSRFWPTFATCLALTWLNPHVYLDTVVLLGTIATRFPGQEMLFAAGAMSASFLFFFALGYGAKWLRPVFSRPSAWRVLDLAIAAVMWTIAYRLLSGM